One Spirochaetota bacterium genomic region harbors:
- the hgcA gene encoding mercury methylation corrinoid protein HgcA, with amino-acid sequence MKIINSVNINSCCTPANSALKPVAVCGVDRPAAIPITGEWTLRDHIGQIRSRIGAFRMEYRIDPGLYAQGNPGRNSDVFVSANYKLSFDILRRELKGMSAWILVLDTAGINVWCAAGKGSFGTAELIKRIHLHGLEKVVEHRNVIVPQLGAPGLEAHVVARSTGFHVIFGPVAARDVPAFVAAGYKASPEMRRVRFSWRDRLVLTPMEINPAMRRFPVIALGILVIFGLKPEGVLFRDAFEAGLPFVLLLLASVFSGSFITPVLLPLIPFRSFALKGLITGVLVVILVTALAGTDIWQNGALTAFTFLFFPALSSYLALQFTGASTYTGMSGVKKELKLSIPLYISAVSVSVIMLAVYKLKEWSII; translated from the coding sequence ATGAAGATAATCAACAGTGTAAACATCAACAGCTGCTGTACACCGGCCAACAGCGCCCTGAAGCCTGTTGCGGTTTGCGGCGTGGACAGACCTGCCGCCATCCCCATTACAGGCGAGTGGACCTTGCGTGACCATATCGGGCAGATACGCTCGAGGATCGGCGCGTTTCGCATGGAGTACCGTATCGATCCTGGATTGTATGCGCAGGGAAACCCCGGACGGAATTCGGATGTGTTCGTCAGCGCGAATTACAAGCTGAGTTTCGACATCCTCCGACGGGAGCTGAAGGGAATGAGTGCCTGGATACTGGTTCTGGACACGGCGGGTATCAATGTCTGGTGTGCGGCGGGGAAGGGGAGCTTCGGTACTGCAGAGCTTATTAAACGGATTCACCTGCACGGCCTTGAGAAAGTGGTAGAGCACCGAAACGTGATAGTACCGCAGCTTGGAGCGCCGGGGCTGGAGGCCCATGTTGTTGCGCGGTCCACGGGTTTTCATGTTATTTTCGGCCCGGTGGCGGCCCGTGACGTCCCGGCATTCGTGGCGGCCGGCTACAAAGCCTCGCCCGAAATGAGAAGGGTGCGCTTCTCCTGGCGCGACCGACTGGTTCTCACTCCCATGGAAATCAACCCCGCGATGAGACGGTTTCCGGTCATCGCCCTGGGAATCCTCGTAATTTTCGGGTTAAAGCCGGAAGGCGTACTGTTCCGCGACGCGTTCGAGGCCGGGCTTCCTTTTGTGCTGCTTCTGCTCGCGTCCGTTTTCTCGGGCTCTTTCATCACGCCGGTGCTTCTTCCATTGATTCCCTTCAGGTCCTTTGCGCTAAAGGGCCTGATTACTGGTGTGCTTGTGGTGATTCTCGTGACCGCGCTGGCGGGAACGGATATATGGCAAAACGGCGCGCTCACCGCTTTTACTTTCCTTTTCTTTCCGGCACTGAGCTCGTATCTGGCGCTCCAGTTTACCGGGGCCTCCACCTATACCGGTATGTCCGGAGTTAAAAAGGAGCTGAAGCTGTCAATACCTCTCTATATAAGCGCGGTGTCGGTGTCGGTGATCATGCTCGCGGTGTACAAGCTTAAGGAATGGAGTATTATATGA
- a CDS encoding HgcAB-associated protein, whose translation MTAGKEKISGARSATPAGCCRVESLLCVDERGQMVLPKEIRERAGIRPGDKLAVISWEKNGEVCCISLIKANELTGMVKDFLGPMMSDLGRDTAGEKG comes from the coding sequence ATGACGGCAGGGAAAGAGAAAATCAGCGGGGCACGGTCCGCGACGCCCGCCGGGTGTTGTCGGGTGGAATCGCTTCTCTGCGTGGACGAGAGAGGACAGATGGTTCTTCCAAAAGAGATACGAGAACGGGCGGGGATACGACCCGGCGACAAGCTGGCGGTGATAAGCTGGGAGAAAAACGGCGAGGTATGCTGCATCTCACTCATCAAGGCGAATGAGCTGACCGGCATGGTCAAAGACTTTCTCGGGCCCATGATGAGTGATCTGGGGCGGGATACCGCGGGGGAAAAAGGATAA
- a CDS encoding class I SAM-dependent methyltransferase — protein MSGPTPRFWEIFFELYEGLPRQGPGNRKHAEKAFKLCRDLPPVPSVLDLGCGVGGQTIHLAELTQGSIVAIDSHAPCIERLRATVAKRGLAERVRPVIGDMANPEFPPGSFDLIWSEGALYNIGIENALRVCCRLLRPGGYIAFTEAVWRKENPPPEVKASFDLDYPTMGRVSDVIATIERIGSSLIDHFTIQDEAWWDDFYTPMERRIEDLRVKYAGDTESLGVLDHLAQEPEMHRRYSDYYAYEFFVVRSNKF, from the coding sequence ATGAGCGGGCCAACGCCACGATTTTGGGAGATATTCTTCGAGCTCTATGAGGGTTTGCCACGACAAGGCCCAGGCAACCGCAAGCACGCAGAGAAAGCTTTTAAACTTTGCCGCGACCTGCCTCCCGTACCCTCGGTGCTCGACCTTGGCTGCGGCGTCGGTGGACAGACAATCCACCTCGCTGAGCTCACACAAGGCAGTATCGTTGCCATCGACAGCCACGCCCCATGCATTGAGCGGCTGCGCGCGACTGTGGCCAAACGAGGACTCGCCGAGCGCGTCCGGCCCGTGATCGGCGACATGGCGAACCCGGAGTTTCCGCCTGGAAGCTTCGACCTTATCTGGTCCGAAGGAGCGCTTTACAACATCGGCATTGAGAACGCTCTGCGAGTTTGTTGCAGGCTGCTGCGTCCCGGCGGTTATATAGCTTTCACCGAAGCTGTGTGGCGCAAAGAGAACCCGCCGCCCGAGGTCAAGGCGAGCTTTGACCTGGACTACCCGACAATGGGTAGGGTTTCTGATGTTATTGCGACAATCGAGAGAATCGGAAGTTCGCTCATCGATCACTTTACCATTCAAGACGAGGCTTGGTGGGACGACTTCTACACGCCGATGGAACGACGCATAGAGGATCTGCGCGTAAAGTACGCCGGTGATACCGAGTCTCTCGGCGTCCTTGACCATCTGGCACAGGAGCCCGAGATGCACCGGCGATATTCGGACTACTATGCTTACGAGTTTTTCGTGGTGCGAAGTAATAAATTTTAA
- a CDS encoding C39 family peptidase, with product MEKKGAAYRVLNVPVIHQMPRYPTGCEAVAMTMLLQWAGKSITVDQVIAHMPRGPKPQWKDGVLHAPDPREAFVGNPYDDRGSFGIYHQPLLRMLELFFPGRAVNLTDEPWEKIEAHLAGGVPVVIWGTIKMLPMKPTLTWKTPAGDSFQWRGNEHAMTMVGFDDTHVFVNDPYTGRLEIYRKELFIDRWRSMFSQAISIRIR from the coding sequence GTGGAGAAAAAAGGAGCGGCATATCGCGTACTGAATGTTCCCGTAATACACCAGATGCCCCGCTATCCGACCGGATGTGAGGCGGTGGCGATGACCATGCTTCTCCAGTGGGCGGGTAAATCCATAACCGTGGACCAGGTGATAGCGCATATGCCCAGGGGCCCCAAGCCCCAATGGAAAGACGGCGTACTGCATGCTCCCGACCCGAGGGAAGCATTTGTAGGGAACCCCTACGACGATAGAGGGAGTTTCGGCATATATCATCAGCCCCTGTTGCGCATGCTCGAGCTCTTTTTCCCCGGGCGGGCGGTCAATCTGACCGATGAACCGTGGGAAAAGATCGAGGCCCACCTGGCGGGTGGGGTTCCGGTGGTGATCTGGGGAACGATTAAAATGCTGCCCATGAAACCGACCCTTACCTGGAAGACGCCAGCGGGTGATTCCTTTCAGTGGCGCGGGAATGAGCACGCCATGACCATGGTGGGATTCGACGATACCCATGTTTTCGTGAACGACCCCTATACGGGCAGGCTGGAAATCTACAGAAAGGAACTCTTCATAGACCGGTGGAGGTCAATGTTTTCGCAGGCCATCAGCATACGGATACGATAG
- a CDS encoding amphi-Trp domain-containing protein, translated as MRKGTERDVEKSYPISDFISKLRRLADSLEKGEQFEIQIAGKRIYVPVRATYNIEHEREKGQEEIEFQIKWSNE; from the coding sequence ATGAGAAAAGGGACAGAAAGGGATGTAGAGAAAAGTTATCCAATATCAGATTTTATTTCAAAACTTCGCCGTCTTGCAGATTCGCTCGAAAAAGGTGAGCAGTTTGAAATTCAAATTGCGGGTAAAAGAATATACGTTCCCGTTCGTGCAACTTACAATATCGAGCACGAAAGAGAGAAAGGCCAGGAAGAAATTGAGTTTCAAATAAAGTGGTCAAACGAGTAA
- a CDS encoding diacylglycerol kinase family protein, with the protein MKKNNKWAFIINPIAGGGKTRRYASTVTEMIRRRGITAETAFTTGKGHATTLAADFAKRGFTHVVAVGGDGTFSETVHGLIGKKNVTFGAVPSGTGNDFIAITGFSERLTDAEWDTFFACPTARMDVGQCNDMHFINGMGLGFDAQVAWENYNSKKHEKVKGGDKTKYMWHILKTLVLYREITMSLTTEGTVRPMKSFLNTIANGRRLAGGLYLTPEALADDGLLDVCMIHELSLPGRIKELIHVIRGTHLQDSVVRFLRTDRLTIEFASEVPAHLDGELYFNSKFDIRALPGAINIIYNPAGKHFFGKAEKQSIHE; encoded by the coding sequence ATGAAAAAGAATAATAAGTGGGCCTTCATCATTAACCCTATTGCCGGGGGCGGCAAGACGAGACGATACGCGTCTACGGTGACGGAGATGATCCGCAGACGTGGCATCACCGCCGAGACGGCCTTTACCACGGGCAAGGGCCATGCTACGACGCTGGCGGCGGACTTCGCGAAGCGGGGATTCACCCACGTGGTCGCCGTGGGCGGCGACGGGACCTTCAGCGAGACGGTCCACGGCCTAATAGGAAAAAAGAACGTGACCTTCGGCGCCGTGCCCTCGGGGACCGGCAACGACTTCATCGCCATCACCGGCTTTTCCGAGAGGCTCACCGACGCTGAATGGGACACTTTCTTCGCCTGCCCCACGGCGCGCATGGACGTCGGCCAATGCAACGACATGCACTTCATCAACGGCATGGGGCTGGGCTTCGACGCGCAGGTGGCCTGGGAAAACTACAACAGCAAGAAGCACGAGAAGGTGAAGGGCGGCGACAAGACGAAGTACATGTGGCACATCCTCAAGACGCTGGTTTTATACAGGGAAATCACCATGTCGCTCACGACGGAAGGTACTGTCCGGCCCATGAAATCGTTCCTCAACACCATCGCCAACGGCAGGAGGCTCGCCGGCGGGTTGTATCTCACCCCCGAGGCACTGGCCGACGACGGGCTTCTGGACGTCTGCATGATCCACGAACTATCGCTGCCGGGAAGGATAAAGGAACTGATCCATGTGATAAGGGGCACCCATCTACAAGATAGCGTGGTCCGTTTTTTACGCACTGACCGGCTCACCATAGAGTTCGCGTCGGAGGTGCCGGCGCACCTGGACGGCGAACTTTATTTCAACTCGAAGTTCGACATCCGCGCGCTCCCCGGGGCGATCAATATCATCTACAACCCAGCGGGAAAGCATTTTTTCGGGAAGGCGGAGAAACAAAGCATCCATGAGTGA
- the nikR gene encoding nickel-responsive transcriptional regulator NikR, with protein MSNRIIRFGVSIDEKLLVQFDGLISEKGYVNRSEAIRDLIRDALVREEASSPETEVIGTLTLVYSHEVREIADRLNDIQHDNFRNIISAVHVHLDEHNCLEVLILKGASQVVKKIADRLLSIKNVRHGKLTITTTGNE; from the coding sequence ATGAGTAATAGAATAATACGATTCGGTGTGTCGATAGACGAGAAGCTCCTCGTCCAGTTCGACGGCCTTATTTCGGAGAAGGGTTATGTAAACCGTTCCGAGGCCATTCGCGATCTTATACGGGACGCGCTCGTCCGCGAAGAGGCGTCGTCGCCCGAGACCGAGGTAATAGGAACGCTCACCCTTGTATACAGTCACGAGGTAAGGGAAATCGCCGACCGCCTTAACGACATACAGCACGATAATTTCCGGAATATAATCTCTGCAGTGCACGTCCATCTCGACGAACACAACTGCCTCGAGGTCCTTATTCTGAAAGGGGCTTCGCAGGTGGTTAAAAAGATCGCGGACCGACTGCTTTCCATAAAAAACGTTCGTCACGGGAAGCTCACCATAACGACTACGGGGAACGAATAG
- a CDS encoding LysM peptidoglycan-binding domain-containing M23 family metallopeptidase — protein sequence MKATGMYAIAGVAVFVFFGGMYCAPQRSVTVREDRSGPSVDGEVRPARGLTILHRWNDKEAVYNDAGFDYAGVPEGYDDVEELGDEDDVNDPGQGSGEYGQIRTKTAPSRAFRTRVSAFPGKAAKPSSERPRKNVEGGTTSTIAYTVRKNDTLYSLAKRQGCALDELYKLNGLEKGDGIKVGMKLRLPSKSINRSRGKAPGAQPPARENIDFRWPLPRVLAVHRDSAEGVKPMGLEITSRPGSTVVSAAPGVVKRIGDMRGYGRYLIISHNGRFVTIYSRMGEITVREGERISSGTVIGKIDDGSRSIHFQIGRAGKPVDPLRYLPDRS from the coding sequence GTGAAGGCAACAGGGATGTATGCCATCGCCGGGGTGGCGGTATTCGTCTTTTTCGGGGGGATGTACTGTGCGCCGCAGCGCTCCGTAACGGTGCGCGAAGACCGGAGTGGCCCCTCCGTGGACGGGGAAGTCCGGCCGGCCCGCGGGTTAACAATCCTGCACCGCTGGAACGATAAAGAGGCGGTCTACAACGACGCGGGATTCGATTACGCCGGAGTCCCGGAAGGCTATGATGATGTTGAAGAACTCGGTGATGAGGATGATGTAAATGACCCCGGCCAGGGAAGCGGCGAGTATGGACAAATCCGCACAAAGACCGCCCCTTCACGGGCTTTTCGTACAAGGGTGAGCGCCTTCCCGGGGAAGGCCGCAAAACCGTCTTCCGAACGGCCGCGGAAAAACGTCGAAGGCGGAACGACTTCCACCATCGCCTATACCGTCAGAAAAAACGACACTCTATACAGTCTCGCAAAACGGCAGGGCTGTGCGCTCGATGAACTCTATAAACTCAACGGTTTGGAAAAGGGCGACGGCATCAAGGTGGGTATGAAGCTCAGGCTGCCGTCGAAAAGTATAAACCGTTCCAGGGGGAAGGCCCCTGGCGCGCAGCCGCCGGCTCGGGAGAACATCGATTTCAGGTGGCCCCTACCCCGGGTGCTCGCCGTACACAGGGACTCCGCAGAGGGAGTGAAGCCCATGGGACTCGAGATCACGAGCAGACCGGGATCGACCGTTGTGTCGGCCGCTCCGGGTGTTGTCAAGCGGATCGGCGATATGCGCGGCTATGGACGCTACCTAATTATTTCGCACAATGGGCGTTTTGTAACGATATATTCCCGTATGGGCGAAATAACGGTCAGAGAGGGGGAGAGAATTTCCTCGGGGACGGTGATAGGAAAAATCGACGACGGCAGCCGCAGCATCCATTTCCAGATAGGCAGGGCCGGCAAGCCGGTCGATCCGCTGCGCTATCTTCCCGACAGAAGCTGA
- a CDS encoding beta-galactosidase, producing MNKKRGVLFGVDYYPEQWDRSLWESDFRRMKEMGFESVRMMEFAWTLLEPKPGKYDFSLFDAAIDLAAGNGLSVVLGTPTATFPAWLYKKDPGMAQIHPSGIYRDFGTRRQACYNSDTYRKASAKIVEAIARRFGKSPAVIGWQIDNEIGHEGSDRCVCPTCVRKWHDWLRKKYGNVHAMNSEWGTVFWGTTYDRFDQVPVPKKQVSSIQSPGLTLDYDRFCSDSAVEFVDMQMKLLRKHISGGQWVTTNLYPTPHYPVIDMERLCRDMEMVAFDNYPVWGDQDEPLPYFFTAYILSYIRGLNDRGRFAVFEQFSGFQGHTCLGYSPPDDQVTLWTNQAIARGADHIYYFRWRTAAFGQEQLCYGIFDPDNTPTPRAAAIAENMKRLLPDFSHFASEPVISEACVVYDKDNARVLKEQYLSKGIYLMPAPFMQVGYDLEMARHFVPYAVFNVNADVKSARSVDFSRYKIISLPLYQMADPDFVERLESWVRQGGTLVLGWRAGARDMKNHAIQTELPGLFAGLAGVRIKRFESLNATRVGIRVGIIPAKGEAWAEIVEPVTAKPIAWYRDRKKHYRGEPCVTVNEYGRGRVYYFGTSPDPMAIFFLFRKILKKAGLAPRFRGMGIEVVSRATIDGGTVDVVLNHSASSRWFGLRRIEPYGVRFIERRKK from the coding sequence ATGAACAAGAAAAGGGGCGTGCTGTTTGGAGTTGATTACTATCCCGAGCAATGGGACCGTTCGCTCTGGGAATCTGATTTTCGGCGCATGAAAGAAATGGGCTTCGAGTCGGTCCGGATGATGGAATTCGCCTGGACACTCCTTGAGCCCAAACCCGGGAAGTACGATTTCTCGCTCTTCGACGCGGCGATCGATCTGGCCGCCGGAAATGGGCTTTCGGTTGTGCTCGGAACCCCGACCGCGACTTTCCCCGCCTGGCTCTATAAAAAAGATCCCGGGATGGCGCAGATCCATCCCTCGGGCATCTATCGCGATTTCGGCACGCGCCGTCAGGCGTGTTATAATTCCGACACCTACCGCAAAGCATCGGCAAAAATTGTCGAGGCGATCGCCCGCCGTTTTGGTAAAAGTCCGGCGGTGATCGGCTGGCAGATCGACAACGAGATAGGACACGAGGGCTCGGACCGCTGCGTGTGCCCAACCTGTGTGCGTAAATGGCACGACTGGCTCCGTAAAAAATACGGGAACGTGCATGCCATGAATTCAGAGTGGGGGACGGTTTTCTGGGGGACCACCTACGACCGGTTTGACCAGGTGCCGGTGCCGAAGAAGCAGGTTTCGAGCATCCAGAGTCCGGGGCTCACCCTCGATTACGACCGTTTTTGCTCCGATTCGGCGGTTGAGTTCGTCGACATGCAGATGAAACTTTTGCGAAAGCATATTTCGGGCGGACAGTGGGTGACGACCAACCTCTATCCTACCCCGCATTACCCGGTCATCGACATGGAACGCCTGTGCCGCGATATGGAGATGGTCGCCTTCGATAATTACCCCGTATGGGGCGACCAGGACGAACCGCTTCCCTATTTTTTTACGGCATATATCCTGAGCTATATCCGCGGCCTCAACGATCGGGGACGTTTCGCCGTTTTCGAGCAGTTCAGCGGATTCCAGGGCCACACCTGCCTCGGCTATTCGCCTCCCGACGATCAGGTGACGCTCTGGACCAATCAGGCGATCGCGCGCGGCGCGGACCATATCTATTATTTCCGCTGGCGCACGGCCGCATTCGGCCAGGAACAGCTCTGCTACGGAATCTTCGATCCCGATAATACGCCCACACCGCGGGCCGCGGCGATTGCGGAGAACATGAAGCGCCTCCTTCCGGATTTCTCGCACTTCGCATCCGAGCCCGTGATCTCGGAAGCATGTGTGGTATATGACAAAGACAACGCCCGCGTTCTGAAGGAGCAGTATCTCTCCAAAGGAATTTACCTGATGCCGGCCCCGTTTATGCAGGTCGGTTACGACCTCGAGATGGCGCGACATTTCGTTCCTTACGCGGTTTTTAACGTGAACGCCGACGTCAAGAGCGCGCGCAGCGTCGATTTCTCACGATATAAAATAATCAGCCTTCCTCTATACCAGATGGCCGACCCGGACTTCGTGGAGCGCCTCGAGTCGTGGGTGCGCCAGGGCGGTACGCTGGTCCTCGGCTGGAGGGCCGGTGCGCGTGACATGAAAAACCATGCCATACAGACCGAGCTTCCGGGCCTTTTCGCCGGCCTGGCGGGAGTGCGGATCAAGCGCTTCGAGTCGCTCAACGCGACCAGGGTCGGAATCCGAGTCGGGATCATCCCGGCGAAGGGCGAGGCGTGGGCGGAGATCGTGGAGCCGGTGACGGCGAAACCGATCGCCTGGTACCGCGACCGCAAAAAGCATTACAGGGGCGAGCCGTGCGTGACGGTGAACGAATACGGCCGGGGACGCGTCTATTATTTCGGCACCTCTCCCGATCCGATGGCGATTTTCTTTCTGTTCAGAAAGATCTTGAAAAAGGCGGGCCTTGCCCCGCGATTCAGGGGGATGGGGATTGAGGTGGTCAGCCGTGCAACCATCGACGGCGGAACCGTGGACGTGGTGCTGAACCATTCCGCTTCCAGCCGCTGGTTCGGTTTGCGTAGAATAGAGCCGTATGGTGTTCGTTTTATCGAAAGGCGTAAAAAATAA
- a CDS encoding cytidylate kinase-like family protein — translation MSSFIKGTTLEKSIRKQLKFWENQKAKLVEKQESRPFITISREYGCNAVAIADALARALNKYESTDVWKSYDKELIDKICADHNIAEALCETIDTKRREEISEFWRSVLTDYPPQVSVYQKLVQTIRSLSIHGRSIIVGRAGVMITRSLRYGLHIKLVAPVSYRIQKMMETAGIKDRLEAERLVERKDRERHDFLTQYLKFDAKNPSSYDITFNVARVTPEEISQSVICILKSKQFIK, via the coding sequence ATGAGCAGCTTCATCAAGGGAACCACACTCGAAAAATCCATCAGGAAGCAATTGAAATTCTGGGAAAACCAGAAGGCGAAACTTGTAGAGAAACAGGAATCGAGGCCTTTTATCACCATCTCGAGGGAGTACGGCTGTAACGCGGTCGCGATCGCAGACGCCCTCGCCCGGGCCCTGAACAAATACGAAAGCACCGACGTCTGGAAGTCCTACGACAAGGAGCTCATCGACAAGATATGCGCGGATCACAACATTGCCGAGGCCCTCTGCGAAACCATCGACACAAAGCGCAGGGAAGAGATCAGCGAATTCTGGAGGTCGGTGCTCACCGACTACCCGCCGCAGGTTTCGGTTTACCAGAAGCTGGTTCAGACGATCCGCAGCCTCTCGATTCACGGCAGGTCCATCATCGTGGGGCGCGCCGGCGTCATGATTACACGCTCGCTCAGGTACGGCCTTCACATCAAGCTGGTGGCACCGGTTAGCTATCGGATTCAGAAGATGATGGAAACCGCCGGCATAAAGGACCGGCTCGAGGCGGAGAGGCTGGTGGAGCGCAAGGACCGCGAGCGCCACGACTTCCTGACCCAGTACCTCAAGTTCGACGCAAAAAATCCCTCGTCCTATGATATCACTTTCAACGTCGCCCGGGTAACCCCCGAGGAAATCTCCCAGTCGGTGATCTGCATCCTGAAATCGAAGCAGTTCATCAAATAA
- a CDS encoding radical SAM protein, translating to MSHSFEMGPIRPPSEAYSILLRITRNCPWNRCAFCSTYRDTEFSRRGVDEIKRDIDSMHAIALRLADASTQLGLGGRVSEAVVAKAHGDDPTAESYYRQIAFWMHYGMRTVFLQDANSLIMKTADLVEVLLYLRARFPFIERITSYARAKTISKKTVAELKELREAGLTRLHIGMESGCDPVLDLIFKGVTAEEQILAGQKAVEAGFDLSEYYMPGIGGAEHSRENAIQSARVLSAINPTFIRLRSTVPLPGTPLFDIMSRNEWTPLSEDDKVREIRLFIESLGDITSTVASDHMMNLLEDVEGTMPGDRTRILATIDRYLGMGEDERESFIIGRRLGIYRLLSDFMPDPQVEAVKRDLKQRFGSIDAAVLELLKNYI from the coding sequence ATGAGCCATTCATTCGAGATGGGGCCCATCAGGCCCCCCAGCGAGGCGTACAGCATTCTGCTTCGGATCACGCGCAACTGTCCGTGGAACCGCTGCGCGTTCTGCTCGACCTACCGCGACACCGAATTCTCACGACGGGGCGTGGATGAGATCAAAAGAGACATCGACAGCATGCACGCCATCGCGCTCAGGCTCGCCGATGCCTCCACGCAGCTCGGACTGGGCGGGCGCGTGAGCGAAGCGGTGGTGGCCAAGGCGCATGGTGACGACCCTACTGCCGAATCCTACTACCGGCAGATCGCTTTCTGGATGCATTACGGCATGCGCACGGTCTTTCTGCAAGATGCCAACTCGCTCATCATGAAGACCGCCGACCTTGTGGAGGTTCTGCTCTATCTCAGGGCGAGGTTTCCGTTCATCGAGCGCATTACTTCGTACGCGCGCGCGAAGACCATCAGCAAGAAAACCGTCGCCGAGCTAAAGGAACTTCGGGAGGCGGGCCTCACGCGGCTCCATATCGGCATGGAGTCCGGCTGCGACCCGGTGCTCGACCTCATATTCAAGGGCGTCACGGCCGAAGAGCAGATACTTGCCGGCCAAAAGGCCGTGGAGGCGGGCTTCGATCTCTCGGAATACTACATGCCGGGAATCGGCGGAGCGGAACACAGCCGCGAAAACGCGATCCAATCCGCGCGCGTGCTCAGCGCCATCAACCCGACCTTCATACGACTTCGCAGCACGGTGCCCCTTCCCGGAACGCCCCTGTTCGACATCATGTCGCGCAACGAATGGACGCCCCTGTCCGAGGACGACAAGGTTCGGGAGATCCGCCTCTTTATCGAAAGCCTGGGCGATATCACGAGCACCGTTGCCAGCGACCACATGATGAACCTGCTCGAGGACGTCGAGGGAACGATGCCCGGCGACCGGACGCGCATACTCGCGACAATCGACCGCTATCTCGGAATGGGCGAAGACGAGAGGGAAAGCTTTATCATAGGACGGAGGCTTGGCATATACCGGCTTCTTTCGGATTTCATGCCCGACCCGCAGGTGGAGGCTGTAAAAAGGGATCTCAAGCAGCGATTCGGCTCGATCGACGCGGCGGTGCTGGAGTTGTTGAAGAATTATATTTAA